One window of the Benincasa hispida cultivar B227 chromosome 3, ASM972705v1, whole genome shotgun sequence genome contains the following:
- the LOC120073917 gene encoding toMV susceptible protein tm-1(GCR26) isoform X2: MATRGETKTPRVFCIATADTKLEELRFISDSVRANLNCFSRASSFKVEVTVVDVSTSRQNGIESLDDFVFVSREDVLSCNDLTGNHLPDDRGKAISIMSKALESYLSKAKEDGIIAGVIGLGGSGGTSLISSALQSLQIGIPKLIVSTVASGQTESYIGTSDLILFPSIVDVCGINSVSRVILSNAGAAFAGMVVGRLEKLKDSCDSNEKPTVGLTMFGVTTPCVNAVKERLLKEGYESLVFHATGVGGKAMESLVREGFIQGVLDITTTEVADYLMGGVMACDSSRFDAIIEKRIPLVLSIGALDMVNFGSKDTILSNYHERNIYEHNKQVSLMRTTAEESRKIAHFIADKINNSSAKVRVCLPQNGVSALDAPGKPFYDPEATATLIDELQRVIQLNNDRQVKVYPYHINDPEFAEVLVNSFLEITSKDTDSCGPKLVLAETSQDLLKDSISVSNLSANVNISYSPSDFPEAKPGAGAGTGISAKFEEVGGVDLIVVYNSGRFRMAGRGSLAGLLPFADANAIVLEMANEVLPVVKTVPVLAGVCASDPFRRMDFFLKQVESIGFSGVQNFPTVGLFDGNFRQNLEETGMGYGLEVKMIERAHKMGLLTTPYAFNEDEALEMAKAGADIIVAHMGLTTSGSIGAKTALSMEESAIHVQAIADAAHRINPNVLVLCHGGPISGPTEAAFILKRTKGVHGFYGASSMERLPVEQAITNTIQEYKSISMR, translated from the exons ATGGCGACGCGAGGTGAAACCAAAACTCCCCGAGTTTTCTGTATCGCGACGGCTGATACAAAGCTCGAGGAGCTCCGATTCATTTCCGATTCCGTTCGAGCCAACCTCAATTGCTTCTCTAGAGCTTCTTCTTTCAAG GTTGAAGTGACGGTTGTTGATGTTTCTACCAGCCGTCAGAATGGGATCGAGAGTTTGGATGATTTCGTCTTCGTGTCGAGGGAGGATGTTCTCTCTTGCAATGATCTCACTGGAAATCATCTTCCCGACGACCGGGGTAAAGCAATCTCGATAATGAGTAAAGCACTTGAATCTTATCTTAGTAAAGCCAAGGAAGATGGGATTATTGCTGGAGTTATAGGACTTGGAGGCAGTGGAGGGACTTCTCTCATATCCTCTGCGTTACAATCTCTTCAAATTGGAATACCTAAGCTTATCGTCTCAACGGTTGCGAGTGGTCAGACAGAATCTTATATCGGGACATCGGATCTGATACTTTTCCCGTCTATAGTGGATGTGTGTGGGATTAATAGTGTCAGTAGGGTTATTTTATCCAATGCTGGTGCTGCATTTGCTGGAATGGTGGTCGGAAGACTTGAGAAGTTGAAAGATTCGTGTGATTCCAATGAAAAACCAACAGTGGGTCTAACGATGTTCGGGGTCACGACTCCTTGTGTCAATGCTGTCAAAGAAAGATTGCTTAAAGAAGGCTACGAGAGCCTTGTTTTTCATGCTACTGGGGTAGGGGGGAAGGCAATGGAATCTTTGGTCAGAGAAGGATTTATACAG GGAGTTTTGGACATCACAACAACAGAGGTAGCGGACTATTTAATGGGAGGTGTCATGGCTTGTGACAGTTCCCGCTTTGATGCCATCATAGAGAAGAGAATCCCATTGGTTCTAAGTATAGGAGCACTGGATATGGTGAACTTTGGATCCAAAGATACAATACTCTCCAATTATCACGAAAGGAATATATATGAACATAATAAACAG GTTTCCCTGATGCGAACTACGGCAGAGGAGAGCAGAAAAATTGCTCATTTTATAGCTGATAAGATTAACAATTCATCGGCAAAGGTTCGTGTGTGCCTGCCACAGAATGGCGTATCTGCTCTGGATGCACCAGGGAAGCCATTTTATGATCCTGAGGCTACTGCTACTCTTATAGATGAACTACAGAGGGTTATTCAGTTAAATAACGATAGGCAG GTGAAGGTATATCCTTATCATATTAACGATCCTGAGTTCGCTGAGGTATTGGTTAACTCATTCTTGGAAATTACTTCAAAAGATACGGACTCATGTGGCCCAAAACTTGTTTTAGCTGAAACTAGTCAAGACCTTCTTAAGGACTCCATTTCTGTGTCCAACTTGTCTGCCAATGTAAACATTTCATATAGTCCTAGTGACTTCCCAGAGGCAAAACCAG GGGCTGGTGCAGGCACTGGGATATCTGCCAAGTTTGAAGAAGTTGGTGGTGTTGATCTGATAGTAGTGTACAATTCAGGGCGCTTTCGCATGGCTGGGAGGGGTTCCTTAGCAGGCTTGCTACCTTTTGCTGATGCTAATGCCATAGTGCTTGAAATGGCCAATGAAGTATTGCCT GTGGTGAAGACAGTTCCCGTACTTGCTGGAGTATGTGCTTCTGATCCATTTCGTCGAATGGACTTCTTTCTAAAGCAGGTGGAGTCGATTGGATTCTCTGGAGTGCAAAATTTTCCTACTGTTGGGTTGTTTGATGGTAACTTCAGACAAAACCTTGAAGAAACAGGAATGGGATATGG aTTGGAGGTCAAGATGATTGAGAGGGCCCACAAAATGGGTCTCTTGACAACCCCATACGCTTTTAACGAAGATGAAGCCTTAGAAATGGCAAAAGCCGGTGCAGACATTATAGTTGCCCACATGGGACTCACTACCTCTGGATCTATTGGAGCCAAAACTGCCCTATCAATGGAGGAAAGTGCAATCCATGTACAGGCTATAGCAGATGCTGCTCATAGGATCAATCCTAATGTTTTAGTGCTCTGTCACGGAG GTCCTATATCGGGCCCTACTGAAGCAGCATTCATTCTGAAGAGAACCAAGGGAGTACATGGATTTTATGGTGCATCGAGCATGGAGAGGCTACCAGTCGAACAAGCTATAACTAACACTATCCAGGAGTACAAATCAATTTCAATGAGATAA
- the LOC120073917 gene encoding toMV susceptible protein tm-1(GCR26) isoform X1, with protein MATRGETKTPRVFCIATADTKLEELRFISDSVRANLNCFSRASSFKVEVTVVDVSTSRQNGIESLDDFVFVSREDVLSCNDLTGNHLPDDRGKAISIMSKALESYLSKAKEDGIIAGVIGLGGSGGTSLISSALQSLQIGIPKLIVSTVASGQTESYIGTSDLILFPSIVDVCGINSVSRVILSNAGAAFAGMVVGRLEKLKDSCDSNEKPTVGLTMFGVTTPCVNAVKERLLKEGYESLVFHATGVGGKAMESLVREGFIQGVLDITTTEVADYLMGGVMACDSSRFDAIIEKRIPLVLSIGALDMVNFGSKDTILSNYHERNIYEHNKQVSLMRTTAEESRKIAHFIADKINNSSAKVRVCLPQNGVSALDAPGKPFYDPEATATLIDELQRVIQLNNDRQVKVYPYHINDPEFAEVLVNSFLEITSKDTDSCGPKLVLAETSQDLLKDSISVSNLSANVNISYSPSDFPEAKPETLQRTRMILENLKAQILKGVPIIGAGAGTGISAKFEEVGGVDLIVVYNSGRFRMAGRGSLAGLLPFADANAIVLEMANEVLPVVKTVPVLAGVCASDPFRRMDFFLKQVESIGFSGVQNFPTVGLFDGNFRQNLEETGMGYGLEVKMIERAHKMGLLTTPYAFNEDEALEMAKAGADIIVAHMGLTTSGSIGAKTALSMEESAIHVQAIADAAHRINPNVLVLCHGGPISGPTEAAFILKRTKGVHGFYGASSMERLPVEQAITNTIQEYKSISMR; from the exons ATGGCGACGCGAGGTGAAACCAAAACTCCCCGAGTTTTCTGTATCGCGACGGCTGATACAAAGCTCGAGGAGCTCCGATTCATTTCCGATTCCGTTCGAGCCAACCTCAATTGCTTCTCTAGAGCTTCTTCTTTCAAG GTTGAAGTGACGGTTGTTGATGTTTCTACCAGCCGTCAGAATGGGATCGAGAGTTTGGATGATTTCGTCTTCGTGTCGAGGGAGGATGTTCTCTCTTGCAATGATCTCACTGGAAATCATCTTCCCGACGACCGGGGTAAAGCAATCTCGATAATGAGTAAAGCACTTGAATCTTATCTTAGTAAAGCCAAGGAAGATGGGATTATTGCTGGAGTTATAGGACTTGGAGGCAGTGGAGGGACTTCTCTCATATCCTCTGCGTTACAATCTCTTCAAATTGGAATACCTAAGCTTATCGTCTCAACGGTTGCGAGTGGTCAGACAGAATCTTATATCGGGACATCGGATCTGATACTTTTCCCGTCTATAGTGGATGTGTGTGGGATTAATAGTGTCAGTAGGGTTATTTTATCCAATGCTGGTGCTGCATTTGCTGGAATGGTGGTCGGAAGACTTGAGAAGTTGAAAGATTCGTGTGATTCCAATGAAAAACCAACAGTGGGTCTAACGATGTTCGGGGTCACGACTCCTTGTGTCAATGCTGTCAAAGAAAGATTGCTTAAAGAAGGCTACGAGAGCCTTGTTTTTCATGCTACTGGGGTAGGGGGGAAGGCAATGGAATCTTTGGTCAGAGAAGGATTTATACAG GGAGTTTTGGACATCACAACAACAGAGGTAGCGGACTATTTAATGGGAGGTGTCATGGCTTGTGACAGTTCCCGCTTTGATGCCATCATAGAGAAGAGAATCCCATTGGTTCTAAGTATAGGAGCACTGGATATGGTGAACTTTGGATCCAAAGATACAATACTCTCCAATTATCACGAAAGGAATATATATGAACATAATAAACAG GTTTCCCTGATGCGAACTACGGCAGAGGAGAGCAGAAAAATTGCTCATTTTATAGCTGATAAGATTAACAATTCATCGGCAAAGGTTCGTGTGTGCCTGCCACAGAATGGCGTATCTGCTCTGGATGCACCAGGGAAGCCATTTTATGATCCTGAGGCTACTGCTACTCTTATAGATGAACTACAGAGGGTTATTCAGTTAAATAACGATAGGCAG GTGAAGGTATATCCTTATCATATTAACGATCCTGAGTTCGCTGAGGTATTGGTTAACTCATTCTTGGAAATTACTTCAAAAGATACGGACTCATGTGGCCCAAAACTTGTTTTAGCTGAAACTAGTCAAGACCTTCTTAAGGACTCCATTTCTGTGTCCAACTTGTCTGCCAATGTAAACATTTCATATAGTCCTAGTGACTTCCCAGAGGCAAAACCAG AAACTTTGCAAAGAACACGAATGATATTGGAGAACTTGAAAGCTCAAATACTTAAAGGTGTGCCCATAATAGGGGCTGGTGCAGGCACTGGGATATCTGCCAAGTTTGAAGAAGTTGGTGGTGTTGATCTGATAGTAGTGTACAATTCAGGGCGCTTTCGCATGGCTGGGAGGGGTTCCTTAGCAGGCTTGCTACCTTTTGCTGATGCTAATGCCATAGTGCTTGAAATGGCCAATGAAGTATTGCCT GTGGTGAAGACAGTTCCCGTACTTGCTGGAGTATGTGCTTCTGATCCATTTCGTCGAATGGACTTCTTTCTAAAGCAGGTGGAGTCGATTGGATTCTCTGGAGTGCAAAATTTTCCTACTGTTGGGTTGTTTGATGGTAACTTCAGACAAAACCTTGAAGAAACAGGAATGGGATATGG aTTGGAGGTCAAGATGATTGAGAGGGCCCACAAAATGGGTCTCTTGACAACCCCATACGCTTTTAACGAAGATGAAGCCTTAGAAATGGCAAAAGCCGGTGCAGACATTATAGTTGCCCACATGGGACTCACTACCTCTGGATCTATTGGAGCCAAAACTGCCCTATCAATGGAGGAAAGTGCAATCCATGTACAGGCTATAGCAGATGCTGCTCATAGGATCAATCCTAATGTTTTAGTGCTCTGTCACGGAG GTCCTATATCGGGCCCTACTGAAGCAGCATTCATTCTGAAGAGAACCAAGGGAGTACATGGATTTTATGGTGCATCGAGCATGGAGAGGCTACCAGTCGAACAAGCTATAACTAACACTATCCAGGAGTACAAATCAATTTCAATGAGATAA
- the LOC120073917 gene encoding toMV resistance protein Tm-1(GCR237) isoform X3, protein MSKALESYLSKAKEDGIIAGVIGLGGSGGTSLISSALQSLQIGIPKLIVSTVASGQTESYIGTSDLILFPSIVDVCGINSVSRVILSNAGAAFAGMVVGRLEKLKDSCDSNEKPTVGLTMFGVTTPCVNAVKERLLKEGYESLVFHATGVGGKAMESLVREGFIQGVLDITTTEVADYLMGGVMACDSSRFDAIIEKRIPLVLSIGALDMVNFGSKDTILSNYHERNIYEHNKQVSLMRTTAEESRKIAHFIADKINNSSAKVRVCLPQNGVSALDAPGKPFYDPEATATLIDELQRVIQLNNDRQVKVYPYHINDPEFAEVLVNSFLEITSKDTDSCGPKLVLAETSQDLLKDSISVSNLSANVNISYSPSDFPEAKPETLQRTRMILENLKAQILKGVPIIGAGAGTGISAKFEEVGGVDLIVVYNSGRFRMAGRGSLAGLLPFADANAIVLEMANEVLPVVKTVPVLAGVCASDPFRRMDFFLKQVESIGFSGVQNFPTVGLFDGNFRQNLEETGMGYGLEVKMIERAHKMGLLTTPYAFNEDEALEMAKAGADIIVAHMGLTTSGSIGAKTALSMEESAIHVQAIADAAHRINPNVLVLCHGGPISGPTEAAFILKRTKGVHGFYGASSMERLPVEQAITNTIQEYKSISMR, encoded by the exons ATGAGTAAAGCACTTGAATCTTATCTTAGTAAAGCCAAGGAAGATGGGATTATTGCTGGAGTTATAGGACTTGGAGGCAGTGGAGGGACTTCTCTCATATCCTCTGCGTTACAATCTCTTCAAATTGGAATACCTAAGCTTATCGTCTCAACGGTTGCGAGTGGTCAGACAGAATCTTATATCGGGACATCGGATCTGATACTTTTCCCGTCTATAGTGGATGTGTGTGGGATTAATAGTGTCAGTAGGGTTATTTTATCCAATGCTGGTGCTGCATTTGCTGGAATGGTGGTCGGAAGACTTGAGAAGTTGAAAGATTCGTGTGATTCCAATGAAAAACCAACAGTGGGTCTAACGATGTTCGGGGTCACGACTCCTTGTGTCAATGCTGTCAAAGAAAGATTGCTTAAAGAAGGCTACGAGAGCCTTGTTTTTCATGCTACTGGGGTAGGGGGGAAGGCAATGGAATCTTTGGTCAGAGAAGGATTTATACAG GGAGTTTTGGACATCACAACAACAGAGGTAGCGGACTATTTAATGGGAGGTGTCATGGCTTGTGACAGTTCCCGCTTTGATGCCATCATAGAGAAGAGAATCCCATTGGTTCTAAGTATAGGAGCACTGGATATGGTGAACTTTGGATCCAAAGATACAATACTCTCCAATTATCACGAAAGGAATATATATGAACATAATAAACAG GTTTCCCTGATGCGAACTACGGCAGAGGAGAGCAGAAAAATTGCTCATTTTATAGCTGATAAGATTAACAATTCATCGGCAAAGGTTCGTGTGTGCCTGCCACAGAATGGCGTATCTGCTCTGGATGCACCAGGGAAGCCATTTTATGATCCTGAGGCTACTGCTACTCTTATAGATGAACTACAGAGGGTTATTCAGTTAAATAACGATAGGCAG GTGAAGGTATATCCTTATCATATTAACGATCCTGAGTTCGCTGAGGTATTGGTTAACTCATTCTTGGAAATTACTTCAAAAGATACGGACTCATGTGGCCCAAAACTTGTTTTAGCTGAAACTAGTCAAGACCTTCTTAAGGACTCCATTTCTGTGTCCAACTTGTCTGCCAATGTAAACATTTCATATAGTCCTAGTGACTTCCCAGAGGCAAAACCAG AAACTTTGCAAAGAACACGAATGATATTGGAGAACTTGAAAGCTCAAATACTTAAAGGTGTGCCCATAATAGGGGCTGGTGCAGGCACTGGGATATCTGCCAAGTTTGAAGAAGTTGGTGGTGTTGATCTGATAGTAGTGTACAATTCAGGGCGCTTTCGCATGGCTGGGAGGGGTTCCTTAGCAGGCTTGCTACCTTTTGCTGATGCTAATGCCATAGTGCTTGAAATGGCCAATGAAGTATTGCCT GTGGTGAAGACAGTTCCCGTACTTGCTGGAGTATGTGCTTCTGATCCATTTCGTCGAATGGACTTCTTTCTAAAGCAGGTGGAGTCGATTGGATTCTCTGGAGTGCAAAATTTTCCTACTGTTGGGTTGTTTGATGGTAACTTCAGACAAAACCTTGAAGAAACAGGAATGGGATATGG aTTGGAGGTCAAGATGATTGAGAGGGCCCACAAAATGGGTCTCTTGACAACCCCATACGCTTTTAACGAAGATGAAGCCTTAGAAATGGCAAAAGCCGGTGCAGACATTATAGTTGCCCACATGGGACTCACTACCTCTGGATCTATTGGAGCCAAAACTGCCCTATCAATGGAGGAAAGTGCAATCCATGTACAGGCTATAGCAGATGCTGCTCATAGGATCAATCCTAATGTTTTAGTGCTCTGTCACGGAG GTCCTATATCGGGCCCTACTGAAGCAGCATTCATTCTGAAGAGAACCAAGGGAGTACATGGATTTTATGGTGCATCGAGCATGGAGAGGCTACCAGTCGAACAAGCTATAACTAACACTATCCAGGAGTACAAATCAATTTCAATGAGATAA